In one Gadus morhua chromosome 7, gadMor3.0, whole genome shotgun sequence genomic region, the following are encoded:
- the LOC115547377 gene encoding histone-arginine methyltransferase CARM1 has protein sequence MASRSREEMTAAVFPVRVFTLEEEEVEEQTEVEEQREEQEVEEQQRMQEALGGAPQVTVRRHRPGGDLTLMLRIALGGVNLRVQDGDGGSVFDISFTSETSSCRVGSQSLLVNHGGLSILLLCKSPADVQNICQLLFRSDNGRQDGRQERPQDGRQERPQDGPQERRQDGPRSNTADRRMAESVAMKYFMYPGCLSQQQNLLQDYQRTATYQRAFLDNEEDFRDKVVLCVGGGSGILSFFAVQAGAKRVYAVETPPIAEYLKVLLGGNGLSDRVTVLEGGLEKAELPEEVDLIVSEPIGYLLLHERKLDSFLLARKWLKPKGLMFPSSAEIHLAPFTDDQLYIEQHSRTSFWQQRGFHGINLCGLHTAALNEVLRQPIVDTFDMAALMASSARHRLDFIKDREESLHRIEIPFVFRLLQSGLVHGLAFWFDVAFTGSSSTVWLSTAPTEPLTQWYQVRCLLQTPLFAKLGQTLSGTVLMTTNQRHSYDIHITATVDQSGFRSGNLLDLKNPFFRMPTWLHG, from the exons atggcatcgaggagcagagaggagatgaCGGCCGCGGTGTTCCCGGTCAGGGTCTTCACCCTGGAG gaggaggaggtggaggagcagacggaggtggaggagcagagggaggagcaggaggtggaggagcagcagcggaTGCAGGAGGCGCTGGGAGGCGCTCCTCAGGTGACGGTGCGCCGGCACCGACCCGGCGGGGACCTGACCCTGATGCTCCGCATCGCACTGGGGGGAGTGAACCTCAGGGTGCAGGACG gcgATGGAGGATCTGTGTTCGACATCAGCTTCACCAGTGAAACCAGTAGCTGTCGGGTGGGATCCCAGTCTCTGCTGGTCAATCACGGTGGTCTCAGCATTCTGCTACTGTGCAAATCCCCCGCCG ACGTGCAGAACATCTGCCAGCTGCTGTTTAGATCGGACAATGGccgccaagatggccgccaagAACGGccccaagatggccgccaagAACGGCCCCAAGATGGGCCCCAAGAAAGGCGACAAGATGGCCCCCGCTCCAACACTGCTGACCGGAGAATGGCAGAGTCCGTGGCCATGAAGTATTTTAtg tACCCCGGCTGTCTGTCCCAGCAGCAGAACCTGCTCCAGGACTACCAGCGGACCGCCACGTACCAGAGGGCCTTCCTGGACAACGAGGAGGACTTTAGGGACAAG gtggtcctgtgtgtgggcgggggctCCGGGATTCTGTCTTTCTTCGCAGTCCAGGCCGGAGCTAAGAGGGTCTACGCTGTCGAGACCCCCCCCATTGCCGAATACCTGAAG gtccTGCTCGGGGGTAACGGTCTCTCCGACCGTGTCACTGTGCtggagggggggttggagaaGGCGGAGCTCCCAGAGGAGGTGGACCTCATCGTCTCTGAGCCAATCGGATACCTTCTGCTGCACGAGAGGAAGCTGGACAGCTTCCTGTTGGCCAGGAAGTGGCTGAAACCCAAAG ggCTGATGTTCCCGTCCAGTGCGGAGATCCACCTGGCCCCCTTCACCGACGACCAGCTCTACATAGAGCAGCACTCACGCACCAGCTTctg gcagCAGAGGGGTTTCCATGGTATCAACCTGTGTGGGCTGCACACGGCTGCTCTCAACGAGGTCCTCAGACAGCCAATAGTG GACACCTTCGACATGGCCGCTCTGATGGCGAGCTCGGCTAGACACCGTTTAGACTTCATCAAGGACCGGGAGGAGAGTCTGCAccg GATAGAGATCCCCTTCGTGTTCCGGCTGCTCCAGTCCGGTCTGGTCCACGGCCTCGCCTTCTGGTTCGACGTGGCCTTCACAGGCTCCag cTCTACGGTGTGGCTGTCCACTGCCCCCACTGAACCCCTGACCCAGTGGTACCaggtgcgctgcctgctgcagaCGCCGCTGTTCGCCAAGCTGGGCCAGACGCTGTCGGGCACCGTGCTGATGACCACCAACCAGAG ACACAGCTACGACATCCACATCACAGCGACCGTAGACCAGTCCGGGTTTAGATCGGGGAACCTCCTGGACCTTAAAAACCCTTTCTTTAG
- the LOC115547837 gene encoding histone deacetylase complex subunit SAP18, which yields MALESRITQEEIRKEPEKSIDREKTCPLLLRVFTTNSGRHHRGDEFARGNVPASELQVYTWMDATLKELSGLVKEVYPEARRKGTTFSFAIVYPDQMRLGYRVKDVGSTVAGRKGAEDLMSLQSQRFQIGDYLDIVITPPNRPPPANPRMRPF from the exons ATGGCGCTGGAGTCCAGGATCACCCAGGAGGAGATCAGGAAGGAGCCGGAGAAGAGCATCGACCGGGAGAAG acGTGCCCGCTGCTCCTCAGAGTCTTCACCACCAACAGCGGCCGACACCACCGGGGCGACGAGTTCGCCCGAGGCAACGTCCCCGCTAGCGAGCTGCAGGTCTACACCTG GATGGACGCCACCCTGAAGGAGCTGTCTGGGCTGGTGAAGGAGGTGTACCCCGAGGCCCGCAGGAAGGGCACCACCTTCAGCTTCGCCATCGTGTACCCCGATCAGATGAGGCTGGGATACAG GGTTAAGGACGTGGGCAGCACGGTGGCGGGCCGTAAGGGGGCCGAGGACCTGATGTCCCTGCAGTCGCAGAGGTTCCAGATCGGAGACTACCTGGACATCGTCATCACCCCCCCCAACAGACCGCCCCCCGCCAACCCCCGCATGAGACCCTTCTGA